The segment AAAGCGCCCTGCGGAGGCAGGGCGCCTTTTGTGTCTTTCGGTCTTCATTTTCAGGGGCTGGTCATGCCCTCCCTGACGGCGAACTTCGTCAGCTGGGCTATGCTGTGCAGGCCCAGCTTGTCCATCATCTGCTGGCGGTGGGTCTCCACCGTCTTGCTGCTGAGCTTAAGCCCGGCGGCTATCTCCTTGGTGGTCCGGCCCTCGGCGATCAGCTGCAGCACCTCCCGTTCCCTGGGGGTCAGCACCGAGAAGGCCCCGTCCGTGTTTTTGGGCCGCTGGGCCAGGTAGTCCCTTATCACGGTGTCCGCGATGGAAGAGCTCAGGTATGTCCCGTTCTGCCTGATGGTCCTGACGGCCATGGCCAGCTCGTCGAAGGCCGATTCCTTGAGCAGGTAGCCGGAGGCCCCGGCCCTCAGCGATCCGATGATGAACTGGAGGTCGGTGTGCATCGAAAGCATTATCACCATGGTGCCGGGGTTTTCCGCCTTGATCCGGCGCAAGGCCTCTATGCCGTTCAAGCCCGGCATGGTGATGTCCATGATCACCAGGTCGGGCCGGTGTTTTTGGCACAGTTCCCCCGCCGCCAGCCCGTCGCCGGCCTCGGCCACCACCTGGTCTCCGGCCTGCTGGAACATGGTCCGCAGTCCGTCCCGGAATATCCGGTGGTCGTCGGCTATCAGTATCCTCTTCATTGTTTTTCCTTGTTTGGCTTGAGCGGCATGGTGATGGTGGCGGAGGTCCCCTTTCCCGGGAGGCTTTCCAGCGACAGGGTCCCGCCGTAGCGCTTAAGGCGCTCCCGGATGCTGAACAGTCCGAAGCCCGAGCCGTCGCAGGCCGTTTTCAAAGGCGGGCAGCCGGAGCCGTCGTCCCTGACCGTGATGCTGATGGTCCCC is part of the candidate division TA06 bacterium genome and harbors:
- a CDS encoding response regulator transcription factor — protein: MKRILIADDHRIFRDGLRTMFQQAGDQVVAEAGDGLAAGELCQKHRPDLVIMDITMPGLNGIEALRRIKAENPGTMVIMLSMHTDLQFIIGSLRAGASGYLLKESAFDELAMAVRTIRQNGTYLSSSIADTVIRDYLAQRPKNTDGAFSVLTPREREVLQLIAEGRTTKEIAAGLKLSSKTVETHRQQMMDKLGLHSIAQLTKFAVREGMTSP